The segment GGCCTGGTCGAACATAGATTGGCCCAAAATAATCAACTCCAGTTCTGGAGAACGGCCGCGCGGCGGTCACTCGAACTGTCGGTAATTCGCCCATCAGCTGCTGAACTGGCTGTGGTTTCGCTCGAAGCAACGTTGACATTGATGCACTACCTGTCGGGCTACAGCTCGGCCTCCCAGTGGCCAATACTTTAACCTAACCGCGCTAATGAGTAACTGTGGACCGGCGTGTAGAAGCTTGCGGTGGTAATGCTCCAAAAGTAATTTCGTAAATGGGTGTCTCGCTGGAAGTACGAGCGGATGTTTTGCTTCCTCACTGTTCATAGCATTAGCCAATCGTCCTCCAACTCGTATCAACCGCTCGCCTGATATTTGTGGATTGAACCAGCGTAACGGTGAACTGCGCGCTACGATAGAATCGCTTGATAAGGCTTTCCATTCGCCGTTGAAAACTTCTCGTTGCACTCGTCGAATTATCGCCTGCTCTGCCAATTTTAACTCTGTGGTTTTTAGAAAACCGCTATTTCGCTTAGCTAGTCCCTCTCCTTTGAGATGGTCCATTAGTCGGAACCACCATGCAGTAGTCCTTATCATTGTCGAGAATGAAGAAAATTTTCTCACATACCAATCACCGAATTCTTCCTGCTGACTAATGCAATGTACCGCTGTACGACGAGCCTCCTTTGCTGCCTCCTCTGCAATCGGTTCCGTAATATCTTTCGGCCAGAGCTCCTTCTCAGCCTTGAGCCAAGTGGGTCCTTCCCACCATAGTATATTGGTTTGTATTTGCTCTGGGTTGATTCCCCTTGAAATCAAGTCCGCAGGATTTTCAGTGCCTGGAACGTACCGCCAGGTTTTATTTTCGGTGAGTGTTTGAATTTTCGCTACACGATTAGCGACGAAGGTCGTCCATGTCGATGGTGCTGCCTTAATCCATCGTAGAACACAAGTAGAATCCGTCCAAAAAACTACCTCTATTTGCATTTTAATTGCCTTAATAACCTGGCTGGAAAGTTCGGCGGCCATCCGAGCCCCGCACAATTCCAGTCGTGGAATGGATTGGCACTGCAATGGTGCTACTTTAGATTTGGAAGTCAGCAACACAACTGAAACAGTTCCCTCTGAATCCACGCTTCGTACATAGGCGCACGCTCCGTAGGCGCGCTCAGAAGCATCAGAGAATAAATGCAGTTCTACCGAAATTGCCCTTGGTAGGATTACACAGCGCCTAATTACCAACTCGTTAAGAAACGGTAGTTGAGCGTGAAAGTTCCTCCATTCCCTCTCAACGCTCGCTGGGAGCCAATGGTCCCAATCCAGCTTCTTTCCGTCTTCATCCTTCAAACACCACAGCAACTGCATAAACACCTTAGCAGTCGTGATTACCGTTCCAATCAAGCCTAGAGGATCGAACAATGTCGCGATTATCGATAGAACCTTTCGTTTCGACAGTCTTTCATCTTGACTTAGCTCAGGAATCTTAAAACGGAATTTCAGAACATCCCTGTTAGGATGCCAAATGAGTCCCAAAGTTTTTACCGCGGGATCAGAATCTAGCTCGTATCCATCTGCTTTTATCACTGCTAGGTCTTCCTCTGGTATGCCCTGCAATACCGTTGGACAATTAGATGCCCATTTCCTTAACCGAAATCCGCCTTTTCTTAACATTTCCATCAATTGGACCCGCATCTCCAATGCTGCCTCCGCATCGTCGATGCCCGTTAAAATATCGTCCATATAAACGTCTTCGCTAGCAGCCCTTGCTGCAAGTGGGAACAGTGCTTGCTCATCCATAGCAAGTTGTTTGAGAGTCCTTGTTGCCAGGAACGGTGCGGGCTTGGTACCATAAGTAACTGTGGTTAGCTCATACGTTTCGGCGTCCTCCCCAGTATCTGTACGCCACAAAATGCTTTGGAGCGGCCTGTCCGCCTCCGCAATCTGAATCTGTCGAAACATCTTTTCGACATCCGAAACCAATAAGATCTGCTTCGTCCGGCTTCGCAAAATAATTGATCGAAGATCATCCTGAATAACCGGTCCCGCTAGCAGAATGTCATTTAGCGACTCCCCTGTCGCCGTTTTGCATGATGCGTCGAACACCACCCTGACCTTAGTAGTAGTGCTCTCTTGCTTGATGACCGGATGATGTGGTAAGTAGCAACGTACTACTTGCTCCTTGCAAGGTACGTCAACCCTACGCATATGTCCTAGCTGCCGGTATTCCTCCATGAATTGATTATATTGATTTCGCAGTTCAGCGTCCCTTGACAATCTCCGTTCAATACCTTGAAGCCGCCGGAAAGCGATGTCCCTTGAATCGCCAATCCTACCAAATGCGCCTTCAACCTTAGGCAGAGAAACTGTGTAACGACCATCCGAGCCCCTTTGCACAGTTTGAGCGAACTGCTCTTCGCAGCGTAATTCTTCTGGAGAATAATTTGTGGGAGACCCAATCTCCTCACACGACCAAAACCGACCAAGTAATTCCTCCAAACCGACAGCCATATTGCAGGAAATGCGTTGACCACGTTGTGGACCATCCACTGATCCGGAAACCACCCATCCGAAAACCGATTCGGTGAGCGTTGGGAGACCTTCTCCCAGCTGAACTTCATTTCCGGTATTGAAAAATGCAAAGAAATGCTGTATGCCTAGCACTAGGTCCACCGCTTTAGATGTAAAAAATGCAGGGTCTGCTAATTCGATGCCGCTCGGAATTTCCCACCCAGCCATATTTACATTAGTAATGGGAAGATTTGCAGTAACTCTTGGTAAAAGTAGAAATTCCATTCTACGTGAAAATCCTGACACTCGTGATCTGATTGTAGTTGTTGTCATTTGTTTCACTCTAGTGCTAGTTTCACCTATACCAAATACTGACACATCTGACCTTTGCCGTTTAATTTTGATACGTTGACCTAAACCTTCAGTCATAAAGTTGCACTCAGAGCCGGAATCCAACAAGGCTCTAGCCGGAATAGAACGTCCTTCATCGTCCTCCACTAAAACAACCGCCGTAGCGAGTAACACGGACGATGCACGATACCCTGACACATTCGAAGACACTGGCGTAGTCGATGCACTAGCAACCTGAGCTGAAGCCTCTCTGCTCCCCGTTGTATCCTTAGGCTTTTCCCTAGCAGCCTTATTGTTCTCTGATTTAAAGCACACAAGTGTGTTATGCCTTTCCTTGCACATACCACACGAGTATTTTGATGGGCATTCCGTGGCCCGATGTCCTCGTTTGAAGCAGTTTATACACAAAGAGTGTGTCCGAACCATCTTATCCCGTGCAGGAACTGAAAGTCGTCGAAAGGCTGGGCACTGATAGAGCAAATGCGACTCTGAACACGCTACGCATTTTCCAACAGCATTTTGGACAACATTGTGACTATAACGAGTGGGATTTTGAGTTCTTCTGAACTGCCGAGAAGACTCTGCCTTGGGTTCTGTAGGTTTAGCAGGTAACACTCCGAGAACGTGTACCCTCCGTTGTAGAAACTCACACAAATCCTTCACTGTGTCACGCTCCCTTGTCGACGAATATTCCTCCCACGCTCTTCTTGTCCCACCGTCCAAACGCGTAGATAAAATATCCAATAACAGCAGATCCTTATAGTCTGCCGGTTGTATAAGTTGATCTAGTGTCTGCACTACTCGCTCAAAACCTTCCAATAACGTCTGCAATTCGGTGGCTGATTCCTTTGACAAAGATGGCAATTTAAATAACGCTTGAACTTGCCTCCGCTTCAACACCTTGCTATCGTTGTACCGCCTTGTCAGCGTATCCCAGGCAATTTGGTAGTTTGCCCTAGTAATAGATAGTGGATCTATCAAGGCTTTTGCTTCCCCCGCCAGGCATCCCTTCAAATAATGAAACTTCTCTACATCGGGTAAGTCAGCCTTCCAATGAATAAGCGAAGTATACAGGTCGCGAAAGCTTAACCACTCATCAATATTGCCATCAAAGGTTTGCAATTTGATTTGTGGAAGTCGAACATGCTCGATTGTAGGCTGCTGCGTAGTATCAAGCACGCGAACTGAAGCATTCATTGAGGGTTGCTCATCAAACTGCTTAATTTTATCCAACAGCAACGATTTTACCTCATAATAATCGTTACCAAACTCCGAACGCTGCTGTATGTAACTCTCATCCTCTGCAGTGTAATCTTCATGGATTTCAATCTCCAATATGACGTCATTCACTTTCTCCCACAAGTCTTCCAGCTTCTCGAGACGTACCGTCACCTGGTTCGCAGTTGTTTCAACACTAAACGCTTGCACAAACTTACGAATATCCTTAAACATGTTCAGGTACGTCTTCAATTTGGTCTGAAGCGTCTTCAGTGATGGGTTTTTCTTGCCACTACCCGTTGTCGTTGGTGCCATCACGACGATTTAACTTTGACAGAGAGGGTTATAAACAAATACTTGGATGTAATATTCCGTTTAAAGTTGAACTTCGGCTGAACATATACTGTAGAGTTATTCTTATATTTACCTGAAGAAACAGGATTTGTCGCTATCTCTACAGGAATGCTCGTCGAAATTCCCAATCAATTTTCCTGGACAACAGTGCGACTAATATGATAGTTTGTAATCGCAATGTCTCCTTAAGCGTAAAATTTTCCACAAATTGCGCGCAAATCGCCCTTTGGTCAGCAAACTCCAAGTTGCACCAAATAATTATATCCACGTCCAGAAAGtgtcgaaagaaaattttatttgtagtaAACTTTAATGTCCGGCTTCGGCCAGACATATACCAGCTTAACTGACCTTCAAAAGTTTTAACTGCGCCTAATATTCCAAGTAGTAGTACAGCAGTTATTTCAATGATTGCATCCAccttacaacgcaaattcacTAATATGACCCCTCGGTATTTAAGCTCGACAACATCCAATAATTTAGTACATTTCGATCATCATCCACAGTGCACAAGAAGGTTTATTTGCAAGCAGTAGTAAGCAATAGTCGACTAGGCATATACGATTGGTGCAATCAAAACACTGACCTGAGACAACAGCTGTCGGTGTGGCACCAATCCTCAGTGTGTGCAGAACTGCGCTGCTTGCTTGTGTGTAAAACAGTTGTCCCGTTCCAGTTTAACAGCCGCCAACGATTAAACCAATAGAATCGCACCGGACTGTCGTAGCTATCGTCGCTGTCGTAGCTGGAGATGTATTGTTGTATGCAGGTAGGTTCGCATTTGCTATTGATATCCTCAGCTGATTTACTCCGGTTGCTTCCTTCAGCGTACGATGAACAAGGCCTAGCTGCAAGTGCAGCGTATATTCACCACGGTTACAGTCGGCTCTCGTTGAGTATGGTTAATCTCCACGACAATCAATCTCGTTCGCAGCAAGCATATGTAATTGGAATGAGAATTGGGTGTAGACTTTGCAGAAAGCCTAGCAACGGCAGGACAtataatttttgtgttatttaccTGGACAACCCAGGGCAACCTGCCCGTTCCGGATAGGTTTCCTATTAATTGTAGTTGACGTCGTCCGTTGAAGTTGAAGTTATGGTGAATATAGAGCAGTCCCAAACTGCACCGAAATTCGCCTCCTGTGGTATCCGAAATCCGTTCGGAATGCTGTTTGCCAGTTTGCCAAGTTGACCGGGTGAATTCCACTTGCAGAAATGTACCCGCGATGGCGTGGGTAGTGAAAGGCAATGGCGGTAATTGTACGTAGAAGGCCTCCACTTCCAAAAATGGCGATGGCGTCACCTCTACTCACTCCTTTATTACCGGGATCCGTACCAggatccggctcgaaggaccaatgTTTGGGAACTGGACCTTAGTTCCCGGACTGGTTCTTCCCTTGCGCGTGGACTGTATCACGGAATCCGAAAGTTGACAAAATCACCGCGCCAATCGCTGTCGCCGGGGTAAAATGTGCGTATAGTGTTGGGGGTGGAATTCACTTTAAGCACCGTTGCTTCGCCAGGACCTTTTCTGTCGCCAATTAAAACACGGGACGTACAGAAACTACACCTTTATTCCCTTTAAACCTTGCACCGCAaccgttttattttattaacattAATTGATTTAGTTGGCTTATAACTATAAATTAGAAATTTTCAGCGTCCTCGCTGTTTGACGGCAAAATTGGCAATGGTGGCCACTTTTAGAGATTTATCCAAGTTCGCGCTCGTCCCTCCAATCAGCTCTAAACCGAAGTTTTACTCCACTCCGCCTCAGGCCGATTATCGTAGAGCTCCATCGGATGAGTTGATCCTCTTTCGGATAATTGCTGCTAGGTGTTGCCACTGATGATGACAGTCGCCGCTTAGCGTTAAGCTCGCAACCGACAGGGTTGGGTTGAAATGACCCGTGATTGTGATATTCACTATCGAGTATGTGATATTCGAAGTTGCCAACAAGAagtgttattgcttttgttttcaccttttcagaatggggcttcttgtaagagcgaacaggctacgaaaactttgttgctttcgtcaacgtgataagcagttcgatgcccttgatcatcaaATTTAATCATTTAATGTCGGATCTTTTGATGCATTTCATAATGGCCAGGTTAAGTCATaaaccgctgaatttatattcctTTTTCACATAGTTCAATTCGAGAttgaatgaacataattccaaactcaaagaacaattttcgctcgttgaccacttttacggatgttccgtatttgtcggagaatcgcatgtTGGCTTCTCAATAGCGCgaattgtttactttacttatgtTATGCCACataataagccatagggactttaaaaagaatttagaagctatgagaagacttcacagaaatgaaaatttaccggatgttccggaagttctggaagaccaagaggggatttttttctgtctcgccaagcatctgtaagatggaaaaatatatacttgacatctttcccaaaggaaccatggtcgtgttgattcaaaatttcgtaaaattcaggtatagccccaattaactcaacttccatatgctacgtgtacttgtataacgcgcttcttataacgcggtcccaattacccgcgttatacaaatatcgactgtatatatatatatatatatatatatatatatatatatatatatatatatatatatatatattatatatatatatatttatatatatatat is part of the Sabethes cyaneus chromosome 2, idSabCyanKW18_F2, whole genome shotgun sequence genome and harbors:
- the LOC128735856 gene encoding uncharacterized protein LOC128735856; translation: MAPTTTGSGKKNPSLKTLQTKLKTYLNMFKDIRKFVQAFSVETTANQVTVRLEKLEDLWEKVNDVILEIEIHEDYTAEDESYIQQRSEFGNDYYEVKSLLLDKIKQFDEQPSMNASVRVLDTTQQPTIEHVRLPQIKLQTFDGNIDEWLSFRDLYTSLIHWKADLPDVEKFHYLKGCLAGEAKALIDPLSITRANYQIAWDTLTRRYNDSKVLKRRQVQALFKLPSLSKESATELQTLLEGFERVVQTLDQLIQPADYKDLLLLDILSTRLDGGTRRAWEEYSSTRERDTVKDLCEFLQRRVHVLGVLPAKPTEPKAESSRQFRRTQNPTRYSHNVVQNAVGKCVACSESHLLYQCPAFRRLSVPARDKMVRTHSLCINCFKRGHRATECPSKYSCGMCKERHNTLVCFKSENNKAAREKPKDTTGSREASAQVASASTTPVSSNVSGYRASSVLLATAVVLVEDDEGRSIPARALLDSGSECNFMTEGLGQRIKIKRQRSDVSVFGIGETSTRVKQMTTTTIRSRVSGFSRRMEFLLLPRVTANLPITNVNMAGWEIPSGIELADPAFFTSKAVDLVLGIQHFFAFFNTGNEVQLGEGLPTLTESVFGWVVSGSVDGPQRGQRISCNMAVGLEELLGRFWSCEEIGSPTNYSPEELRCEEQFAQTVQRGSDGRYTVSLPKVEGAFGRIGDSRDIAFRRLQGIERRLSRDAELRNQYNQFMEEYRQLGHMRRVDVPCKEQVVRCYLPHHPVIKQESTTTKVRVVFDASCKTATGESLNDILLAGPVIQDDLRSIILRSRTKQILLVSDVEKMFRQIQIAEADRPLQSILWRTDTGEDAETYELTTVTYGTKPAPFLATRTLKQLAMDEQALFPLAARAASEDVYMDDILTGIDDAEAALEMRVQLMEMLRKGGFRLRKWASNCPTVLQGIPEEDLAVIKADGYELDSDPAVKTLGLIWHPNRDVLKFRFKIPELSQDERLSKRKVLSIIATLFDPLGLIGTVITTAKVFMQLLWCLKDEDGKKLDWDHWLPASVEREWRNFHAQLPFLNELVIRRCVILPRAISVELHLFSDASERAYGACAYVRSVDSEGTVSVVLLTSKSKVAPLQCQSIPRLELCGARMAAELSSQVIKAIKMQIEVVFWTDSTCVLRWIKAAPSTWTTFVANRVAKIQTLTENKTWRYVPGTENPADLISRGINPEQIQTNILWWEGPTWLKAEKELWPKDITEPIAEEAAKEARRTAVHCISQQEEFGDWYVRKFSSFSTMIRTTAWWFRLMDHLKGEGLAKRNSGFLKTTELKLAEQAIIRRVQREVFNGEWKALSSDSIVARSSPLRWFNPQISGERLIRVGGRLANAMNSEEAKHPLVLPARHPFTKLLLEHYHRKLLHAGPQLLISAVRLKYWPLGGRAVARQPVQQLMGELPTVRVTAARPFSRTGVDYFGPIYVRPGPRRTAVKGYVAVFICMCTKAVHLELVTDLSTECFLKALRRFIARRGICSDIFSDNGTNFVGARNQLKALFELLRSKEHQEGVTRECARDGIQWHFNPPSAPHFGGLWEAAVKSAKFHLLRVLGDHIASIEDMCTLLAQVEGCLNSRPLTAMSDDPHDLQPLTPGHFLTGASLQQLPESDYSAIPMNRLKHWQVIQKKLQEFWKRWQSEYLAQLQGRTKRWRPPVPITEGQLVVIRDENLPPIKWKMGRIQQVHPGDDGVVRVVTLKTAAGLLKRPVEKICILPLSSIEDNSQ